The following coding sequences are from one Macaca mulatta isolate MMU2019108-1 chromosome 7, T2T-MMU8v2.0, whole genome shotgun sequence window:
- the ANKRD34C gene encoding ankyrin repeat domain-containing protein 34C, with translation MMDDDTELRTDGNSLLKAVWLGRLRLTRLLLEGGAYINESNDKGETALMVACITKHVDQQSISKSKMVKYLLDNRADPNIQDKSGKTALIHACIRRAGGEVVSLLLENGADPSLEDRTGASALVYAINADDKDALKHLLDACKAKGKEVIIITTDKSSSGTKTTKQYLNVPPSPKVEDRHSPPLYASPSDIELKSPGLDSPLTEKEDDFFSLQVGHPSSCNTSKAVNEPGSPTRKVSNLKRARLPQLKRLQSEPWGLIAPSVLAASTRQDETRGASTENEVIKSISDVSFPKRGPLSRTNSIDSKDPTLFHTVTEQVLKIPVSSAPASWKAAYEKGQTPHPRLARRGTLPVDQEKCGIGPSGPSALKEPASLKWLENDLYDLDLQPGPDPPNSISLESGKGPLDRKKLNSSHLSLFHGSRESLDTVPSTSPSSGRRRPPHLLERRGSGTLLLDRISHTRPGFLPPLNVNLNPPIPDIRSSSKPSSPLTSGLKSMVPVAPSSPKRVDLRSKKKLLRRHSMQIEQMKQLSDFEEIMT, from the coding sequence ATGATGGATGATGACACTGAATTAAGGACTGATGGAAACTCTTTGTTAAAGGctgtgtggctggggaggctcaGGTTGACCAGACTGCTGTTGGAAGGGGGAGCTTATATCAATGAAAGCAATGACAAAGGCGAAACAGCtctcatggtggcatgcatcacCAAGCATGTGGACCAGCAAAGCATCAGCAAGTCCAAGATGGTGAAGTACCTGCTGGACAACAGGGCAGACCCCAATATCCAAGATAAGTCTGGCAAGACTGCCCTCATCCATGCCTGTATCAGAAGAGCCGGGGGAGAAGTGGTCTCCTTATTACTGGAGAATGGAGCAGACCCCAGCCTTGAGGATCGCACTGGGGCTTCGGCTCTGGTTTATGCAATAAATGCAGATGACAAGGATGCATTGAAACATCTCCTTGATGCCTGCAAAGCCAAAGGGAAGGAGGTGATTATTATAACAACAGATAAATCGTCTTCAGGCACCAAAACTACCAAACAGTATCTTAATGTCCCTCCTTCACCCAAAGTAGAAGACAGGCATTCACCTCCACTGTATGCATCTCCCTCTGACATAGAGCTGAAGTCTCCAGGCCTGGACTCTCCACTTACGGAGAAGGAAGATGACTTCTTCAGCCTCCAAGTAGGGCATCCAAGCAGTTGTAACACCTCCAAGGCTGTTAATGAGCCTGGGTCACCCACTAGGAAGGTCAGTAATCTCAAAAGGGCCCGTTTGCCCCAACTGAAGAGGCTCCAGTCTGAACCTTGGGGCCTGATCGCGCCCTCGGTGCTGGCAGCCTCAACGCGTCAGGATGAGACCCGTGGTGCCAGCACAGAAAACGAGGTCATCAAGAGCATCAGTGATGTGTCCTTCCCTAAAAGGGGGCCCCTCTCCAGAACCAACAGTATCGATAGCAAAGACCCCACCCTCTTTCACACAGTCACAGAGCAGGTTCTGAAGATTCCAGTCTCTTCAGCACCGGCATCCTGGAAAGCAGCCTATGAAAAAGGTCAGACTCCCCACCCGCGTCTGGCCAGGAGAGGAACTCTGCCTGTTGACCAAGAGAAATGTGGTATAGGTCCATCAGGACCTTCTGCTCTCAAAGAGCCAGCATCCCTCAAATGGCTGGAAAATGACCTCTACGACTTAGATTTACAGCCAGGGCCTGACCCTCCCAACTCCATTTCCCTTGAATCTGGCAAAGGACCTTTAGATAGAAAGAAGCTCAACAGCTCTCACTTGTCTCTTTTCCACGGCTCTCGGGAGTCCCTGGACACTGTACCTAGCACATCCCCCAGCTCAGGACGCCGCAGGCCGCCACATCTTCTAGAACGACGAGGTTCTGGAACTCTGCTCCTTGATCGCATTTCTCACACTAGGCCTGGCTTCCTGCCGCCTTTAAATGTGAATCTGAACCCACCTATTCCGGATATTAGATCTAGCAGCAAACCTTCTTCCCCTCTTACTAGTGGCTTAAAATCTATGGTTCCTGTTGCTCCAAGTTCACCAAAGAGAGTTGACTTAAGAAGTAAAAAGAAGCTCCTCAGAAGGCATTCTATGCAAATCGAACAAATGAAGCAGCTGTCTGATTTTGAAGAAATCATGACCTAG